The genomic region TTGGTGTTTATATTGATTTTTAGAGATTTCAATCCGGAAATTCATGATGTTTATAAAGTGGCTGAATTAATCTATGATGTTGATTATAGAACATTCAAGCATGTTTTCAAATCAAAGGAAGAAGGTGTGGAAGCCATTAAAAATAGATTGCTTCTGATTGATTTTGCAGAAGATGCCGAAGCGAATGAAAATGACTTGTTCTATGTCTTCTTTGATGATGAAGACACTGAGGAAAAGGAAATCATTGGAATGTTCAATGGTGGAAAAGGAGTCCAGCATTCTCTTTTTGGAGATATAAAAAATCAATTCAAAACCCTTAAGTTCTCTGAAGCATTAGGTCTTTCCAAGGTTTCTTTCATGGATAATTTCGTTTTGGTTGATGTTGAAGATGATGACTTTTACATTTGTGAATTAGCCATTTGCTCCAATCAAAGGGGAAAAGGTTATGGGACAGAAGCTTTAGATCAATTGATTCGCCTTGCAAAGGATTTGGATTGCAAAAGAGTGGTTTTGGATGCAGACTTTAGAAATGATGGCGCTTTCAGGCTATACAGTTCTAAAGGATTTAAGATATTCAACAGAAAATCATTTGGTGTTCCGGGTAAAAAAAGAGGGATGCGTAATATGGAACTAATCCTTAAATAGATATTTCCGCTATTATTTTTTTATCACTTAAATTTATTCGTAAGCCATAAAACTAATTATTCTTTCATAAAAAAAGAAGATGGTTTTTGAAAGAGTTATTTTCTTCTTCTTTCAAATTCTTCTAGAATTTCATCAAATTCCACTCCTTTGTATGCTAAAAGGAGCAATGTATGAAATATCAAGTCAACAGATTCATAAACCAAATTCTCATCATTTTTAGAAGCGATGAGAGTTTCTCCACATTCTTCAGCTATTTTTTCAAGAATTTTATCCTCAGCCTTTTTATCGCTGTCTTTCATGATCTTTGAGGTGTATGAGTCTATTGGTGAATCTC from Methanobrevibacter ruminantium harbors:
- a CDS encoding GNAT family N-acetyltransferase: MIFRDFNPEIHDVYKVAELIYDVDYRTFKHVFKSKEEGVEAIKNRLLLIDFAEDAEANENDLFYVFFDDEDTEEKEIIGMFNGGKGVQHSLFGDIKNQFKTLKFSEALGLSKVSFMDNFVLVDVEDDDFYICELAICSNQRGKGYGTEALDQLIRLAKDLDCKRVVLDADFRNDGAFRLYSSKGFKIFNRKSFGVPGKKRGMRNMELILK
- the hisE gene encoding phosphoribosyl-ATP diphosphatase, with amino-acid sequence MVDDKILRDVYEVLESRRDSPIDSYTSKIMKDSDKKAEDKILEKIAEECGETLIASKNDENLVYESVDLIFHTLLLLAYKGVEFDEILEEFERRRK